A window from Vulcanimicrobium alpinum encodes these proteins:
- a CDS encoding WecB/TagA/CpsF family glycosyltransferase has product MILGCRVDAVGRDAAVERIAELAHGDEPGIVVTLGVEMVMAAQRDAQFRRIINNAALVTCDTIGLLLASRARGGPLRERVTGVELVGALAARSAARGDLRLFLLGGAADTARRAAASLRRQYNGVTVSGLRDGFFTEDESARVAAEIRASGANVLLAGLGSPKQEYWLVRHLAETGCSAGIGVGGSFDVYAGNVQRAPALVQRAGLEWAYRLVTQPRRWRRQLALPRFAVAASREALALRRKGQSE; this is encoded by the coding sequence ATGATCTTAGGTTGCCGCGTCGACGCGGTCGGCCGCGACGCGGCCGTCGAGCGGATTGCCGAGCTCGCGCACGGAGACGAACCCGGCATCGTGGTGACGCTCGGCGTCGAGATGGTGATGGCGGCGCAGCGCGACGCGCAGTTCCGGCGCATCATCAACAACGCGGCGCTCGTCACCTGCGACACGATCGGCTTGCTGCTCGCATCGCGCGCTCGCGGCGGCCCCTTGCGCGAACGGGTCACCGGCGTCGAGCTCGTCGGCGCGCTCGCCGCGCGGTCCGCGGCGCGCGGCGACCTGCGGCTCTTTCTGCTCGGCGGCGCCGCCGATACGGCGCGGCGCGCCGCAGCCTCGCTGCGCCGCCAGTATAACGGCGTCACCGTCTCCGGCCTGCGCGACGGATTCTTCACCGAGGACGAGAGCGCGCGGGTCGCCGCCGAGATCCGCGCGAGCGGCGCAAACGTGCTGCTCGCCGGTCTGGGCTCGCCCAAGCAGGAGTACTGGCTCGTTCGCCATCTCGCCGAGACGGGCTGCAGCGCAGGGATCGGCGTCGGCGGTTCGTTCGACGTCTACGCGGGGAACGTCCAGCGTGCGCCGGCGCTGGTGCAGCGTGCTGGCCTCGAGTGGGCATACCGGCTGGTGACGCAGCCGCGCCGCTGGCGGCGGCAGCTCGCGCTGCCGCGGTTCGCCGTCGCCGCGTCGCGCGAAGCACTCGCCTTGCGCAGGAAAGGACAGTCGGAGTGA
- a CDS encoding NDP-sugar synthase: MILAGGMSTRLYPLTKEVPKPIVPVAGEPISGHVMRWLSSHGYDEVAINVFYLAEKVEAAFGDGSGFGVALHYLREPELTGSAGGLKQMEGWFDETFVVVGCDDLTNADIGGLVRFHKERKALATIGLLEVEDVDQYGVVLLDRDGRITGFQEKPPKGTEQSKLANTGIYVFEPAIFDRIPAKTFYDFGKQVFPELLADGLPFYGMQLHGAYWRDVGTPEEYRRANADVLTGAVRITGERATGVPPSAQVERDAEIAGAVRVGERVRIGAGARIVGPSVVGDDAVVGAGALVERTIVWNGARIGAGAVLRDAIVGERYAVADGARLDGAIVANEPEAVSR; encoded by the coding sequence ATGATCCTCGCCGGCGGGATGAGCACGCGGCTCTACCCGCTCACCAAAGAAGTTCCCAAGCCGATCGTTCCCGTCGCCGGCGAGCCGATCAGCGGCCACGTGATGCGCTGGCTGTCGTCGCACGGCTACGACGAGGTCGCGATCAACGTGTTCTACCTCGCTGAGAAGGTCGAGGCGGCGTTCGGTGACGGCAGCGGCTTCGGCGTCGCGCTGCACTACCTGCGCGAACCCGAACTCACCGGAAGCGCCGGCGGCCTCAAGCAGATGGAGGGCTGGTTCGACGAGACGTTCGTTGTCGTCGGCTGCGACGACCTGACCAACGCCGACATCGGCGGGCTGGTGCGCTTTCACAAGGAGCGCAAGGCGCTCGCGACGATCGGGCTGCTCGAAGTCGAGGACGTCGATCAGTACGGCGTCGTCCTGCTCGATCGCGACGGCCGCATCACCGGCTTCCAGGAGAAGCCGCCGAAGGGCACCGAGCAGTCGAAGCTCGCGAACACCGGGATCTACGTCTTCGAGCCGGCGATCTTCGATCGCATTCCGGCCAAGACGTTCTACGATTTCGGCAAGCAGGTCTTCCCCGAACTCCTCGCCGACGGTCTGCCGTTCTACGGGATGCAGTTGCACGGCGCGTACTGGCGCGACGTCGGCACGCCCGAGGAGTACCGGCGCGCGAACGCCGACGTCCTCACCGGCGCGGTGCGGATTACCGGCGAGCGCGCAACCGGCGTTCCGCCCAGCGCGCAGGTCGAGCGCGACGCGGAAATCGCCGGCGCGGTGCGCGTCGGCGAACGCGTGCGGATCGGTGCCGGCGCGCGGATCGTCGGCCCGAGCGTGGTCGGCGACGACGCGGTCGTGGGCGCTGGCGCGCTCGTCGAGCGGACGATCGTGTGGAACGGCGCGCGCATCGGAGCGGGCGCCGTCCTGCGTGACGCGATCGTCGGCGAACGCTACGCGGTCGCGGACGGCGCGCGCCTCGACGGCGCGATCGTCGCGAACGAGCCGGAAGCCGTTTCGCGCTAG